In Ruminococcaceae bacterium R-25, one genomic interval encodes:
- a CDS encoding helix-turn-helix protein (manually curated), whose amino-acid sequence MVNISFLYSIEGINDRAVIVYLYLNDRANKDGICWPGINTIAKDLKRSRSTIKRAIHELRDLDLIQTKQRFRPNGAKSSLEYRLSRPNHY is encoded by the coding sequence ATGGTTAACATATCCTTTCTCTACTCAATCGAAGGCATAAACGACAGAGCTGTCATCGTATACCTTTACTTGAATGACCGGGCAAACAAGGATGGTATATGCTGGCCGGGAATCAATACGATTGCGAAAGACCTTAAACGTTCAAGATCTACTATAAAAAGAGCGATTCATGAATTAAGAGACTTAGATCTCATACAAACAAAACAAAGATTTCGCCCAAACGGCGCGAAATCAAGCCTTGAATACAGATTATCAAGGCCAAATCACTATTAA
- a CDS encoding Toprim domain-containing protein codes for MFKKYSDEQIQRAADTDLVDFLRMNGQQVKRVGTEYEWMDGDETVSIKDNLWFHQYERVGGTTISFVEKYFGLNFRDAVKLILNEDGTEEPSYINKKAQQKPKPITQIEFRLPESNNNMHRTFGYLINTRGIDSTILRIFAHNGLLYETKAHHNAVFVGKDKSGKPKHAHLRSTTSKHRWRGNQMGSDTRFSFNWRGKGNTVFVFEAPIDMLSYISMYPRNWYDNNYIAACSLSPQPLMQMLKDNPNLDHVYICYDNDGPGQKSAQQLCEQLKADGYKAEILVPTLKDWNEDLLNSGQEEGEIECPITSLS; via the coding sequence ATGTTCAAGAAATATTCAGATGAACAGATACAAAGAGCGGCGGACACTGACCTTGTCGACTTCTTAAGAATGAATGGTCAGCAGGTAAAACGAGTCGGCACGGAATACGAGTGGATGGACGGAGACGAAACTGTATCAATAAAAGACAACCTGTGGTTTCACCAGTATGAACGTGTCGGCGGAACTACAATCAGCTTTGTAGAAAAGTATTTCGGCCTCAACTTTCGTGATGCCGTAAAACTTATATTGAACGAAGACGGCACAGAAGAACCATCTTATATCAACAAAAAGGCTCAGCAAAAGCCCAAACCGATAACTCAGATAGAGTTCCGGCTTCCGGAAAGCAACAACAATATGCATCGGACTTTCGGTTATCTTATCAACACCCGAGGCATAGACAGTACTATACTCAGGATTTTTGCCCATAACGGCTTGTTATACGAGACCAAGGCTCATCACAATGCTGTATTCGTAGGCAAAGACAAATCTGGTAAACCCAAGCATGCACACTTAAGAAGCACAACTTCCAAGCACAGATGGCGCGGCAACCAGATGGGATCAGATACAAGATTCAGTTTCAACTGGCGAGGCAAAGGCAATACGGTATTTGTATTCGAGGCACCAATAGATATGCTTTCTTATATCTCAATGTACCCAAGAAATTGGTATGACAACAACTATATTGCAGCCTGTTCCCTTTCACCTCAGCCACTTATGCAAATGCTTAAGGATAACCCTAACCTTGACCATGTATACATTTGTTATGACAACGACGGACCCGGGCAGAAATCAGCTCAGCAATTATGCGAACAGCTTAAAGCCGACGGGTATAAAGCAGAGATCCTTGTTCCTACTTTAAAAGACTGGAACGAGGATCTTTTAAATTCAGGACAGGAAGAAGGTGAGATTGAATGCCCAATCACATCCCTCTCCTAG
- a CDS encoding type IV secretion system protein VirD4, with protein sequence MPNHIPLLVIVMVAIMILMAVINMVSHMYNLNGIKSRTVGDGQHGTSRWATTPEIKRMYRFIKFTPKKWREQAKNGEEPTIERRPSLLLKIRNKIRGRKGLPEIELPIEKVPQGIVVGCSNSNEAIVDTGDVHALMLGAAGVGKTAFWLYPCIEYALASGMSFMSTDTKGEIMRNYGNICKDYGYNVSVIDLRNPTRSNGNNLLHLVNKYMDLALANPDNIAYRAKSEKYAKIIAKTIILSGTDATSFGQNAFFYDAAEGLLTATILLIAEFAKPEHRHIVSVFKVIQELLSPSGIKGKNQFQLLMDELPDDHKAKWFAGAALNSPEQSMSSVMSTALSRLNTFLDSELEQLLCFDTELDAEKFCNEKSALFIIMPEENPNTFFLISLIIQQLYREILSVADEHGGKLENRCVFFCDEFGTLPKIDSAEMMFSASRSRRLQIVPIIQSFAQLEKNYGKAGAEIIIDNTQLTISGGFAPNSTSADQISKALGSRTVLSGSVSRSKENPSQSLQMIERPLMTADELRNLPKGMFIVMKTGFHPMKVHMKLFFKWGITFDENNPYIVSEHASRKVEYACRDDIKRAINDKYHKEAKHAEKPPAEAGGQKQVLKAPPVEVITTPPDSMERCAKYMTEAEKQHG encoded by the coding sequence ATGCCCAATCACATCCCTCTCCTAGTTATAGTCATGGTCGCGATCATGATACTCATGGCGGTTATCAATATGGTGAGTCATATGTATAACCTCAATGGTATCAAGAGCAGGACCGTTGGCGACGGCCAGCACGGCACTTCCAGATGGGCCACAACCCCGGAAATAAAACGAATGTACCGTTTTATCAAATTCACACCAAAAAAGTGGCGCGAACAGGCCAAAAACGGAGAAGAACCGACCATCGAAAGAAGGCCCTCTCTCCTTCTTAAAATCAGAAACAAAATAAGAGGAAGGAAAGGTCTCCCTGAAATCGAGCTCCCAATTGAGAAAGTTCCTCAGGGCATTGTGGTTGGTTGTTCCAACAGCAATGAAGCAATCGTGGATACGGGAGATGTCCACGCTCTGATGCTCGGTGCTGCCGGCGTCGGTAAGACGGCATTCTGGCTGTATCCGTGCATCGAATACGCCTTGGCTTCAGGCATGAGCTTTATGTCAACCGACACCAAGGGCGAAATTATGAGAAACTACGGCAATATCTGCAAAGATTATGGGTATAACGTTTCAGTAATCGATCTTCGTAATCCGACAAGGTCAAACGGTAATAATCTCCTGCACCTTGTAAACAAGTATATGGACCTTGCCTTAGCCAATCCCGATAATATCGCATATCGTGCCAAATCCGAGAAGTATGCAAAGATTATCGCCAAAACAATAATCCTCTCCGGCACCGATGCAACATCCTTCGGACAGAACGCATTCTTTTACGATGCTGCAGAAGGCTTGCTCACTGCAACAATTTTATTGATAGCAGAATTTGCCAAGCCGGAGCACAGGCATATCGTGTCGGTCTTTAAGGTCATACAGGAACTCTTATCCCCTTCCGGGATCAAAGGGAAGAATCAGTTCCAACTTCTTATGGATGAGCTTCCTGATGATCACAAGGCTAAATGGTTTGCCGGTGCTGCACTTAATTCCCCGGAACAGTCAATGTCTTCGGTTATGAGCACAGCATTATCAAGACTTAACACGTTTCTTGATTCTGAGCTTGAACAGCTCCTTTGCTTCGATACAGAACTTGATGCCGAGAAGTTCTGCAATGAAAAGAGCGCACTGTTCATAATCATGCCGGAAGAGAACCCAAACACTTTCTTCCTTATCTCCCTTATCATTCAACAGCTTTACCGCGAGATCTTATCTGTGGCCGATGAGCATGGCGGTAAGCTTGAGAATCGCTGCGTGTTCTTCTGTGATGAGTTCGGCACTTTACCTAAGATCGACTCAGCTGAAATGATGTTTTCAGCCTCCCGTTCAAGAAGACTGCAAATAGTACCGATAATCCAGTCTTTTGCCCAGCTCGAAAAGAATTATGGCAAGGCAGGAGCCGAAATAATAATCGATAACACGCAGCTTACTATCTCCGGCGGATTTGCCCCGAACTCAACTTCTGCAGATCAGATATCCAAAGCCTTAGGCTCCAGAACGGTTCTGTCGGGTTCAGTCAGCAGATCCAAAGAGAACCCATCGCAATCGTTACAAATGATCGAGCGTCCTCTCATGACTGCAGATGAGCTTCGAAATCTTCCCAAAGGAATGTTTATTGTTATGAAGACAGGCTTTCATCCTATGAAGGTTCATATGAAGCTGTTCTTCAAATGGGGAATAACTTTCGATGAAAACAATCCGTATATCGTGAGCGAACACGCCAGCAGAAAAGTGGAATATGCCTGTCGTGATGATATCAAGCGCGCAATCAACGACAAGTATCACAAAGAGGCAAAACATGCCGAGAAGCCGCCTGCAGAAGCCGGTGGTCAGAAGCAAGTCCTCAAGGCACCCCCAGTCGAGGTAATCACTACCCCGCCCGACAGCATGGAACGTTGTGCCAAGTATATGACAGAAGCAGAGAAACAGCATGGTTAA